A window of the Vanessa cardui chromosome 12, ilVanCard2.1, whole genome shotgun sequence genome harbors these coding sequences:
- the LOC124534378 gene encoding uncharacterized protein LOC124534378 isoform X2, translating into MDMFRSVLETVPKTRTQMVNELDIPEDVIVTPYIWSEPEDAAESDGIPSVSIDEFDAKTVSSDSSPALSRAMTDSEIDYGRYRRFKNRSLSDPWVHMRNALDAFSPEFLDSLNSFQDTQSEVIEESYLKRYRYNEELKLKMERFFEEECRVFSPDDPGLMALEEALRNLDLKESEMSSNDS; encoded by the exons atggataTGTTTCGCTCGGTTCTTGAGACAGTACCAAAGACTAGAACACAAATGGTCAATGAACTCGACATTCCTGAAGATGTGATAGTTACTCCGTACATCTGGAGCGAGCCGGAGGATGCTGCGGAGAGTGACGGCATACCTTCTGTCAGTATAGACGAGTTCGACGCCAAGACGGTCAGCTCCGACTCGAGCCCAGCATTGTCTCGAGCTATGACAGATTCGGAGATCGACTACGGTAGATACAGAAGA TTTAAAAACAGAAGTTTAAGTGATCCGTGGGTGCACATGAGGAACGCTCTCGATGCTTTTTCTCCGGAGTTCCTGGACTCTTTGAATAG TTTTCAAGATACACAATCAGAAGTCATCGAAGAGTCTTACCTGAAGCGATATCGATACAATGAGGAATTGAAACTGAAGATGGAGCGCTTCTTCGAGGAGGAGTGCCGCGTGTTCTCTCCCGATGACCCCGGTTTGATGGCGCTGGAAGAAGCCTTGAGGAATCTTGACTTGAAG GAGTCAGAAATGAGCAGCAACGATTCATAA
- the LOC124534378 gene encoding uncharacterized protein LOC124534378 isoform X1: MDMFRSVLETVPKTRTQMVNELDIPEDVIVTPYIWSEPEDAAESDGIPSVSIDEFDAKTVSSDSSPALSRAMTDSEIDYGRYRRFKNRSLSDPWVHMRNALDAFSPEFLDSLNSFQDTQSEVIEESYLKRYRYNEELKLKMERFFEEECRVFSPDDPGLMALEEALRNLDLKADEQIGKLMESEMSSNDS; the protein is encoded by the exons atggataTGTTTCGCTCGGTTCTTGAGACAGTACCAAAGACTAGAACACAAATGGTCAATGAACTCGACATTCCTGAAGATGTGATAGTTACTCCGTACATCTGGAGCGAGCCGGAGGATGCTGCGGAGAGTGACGGCATACCTTCTGTCAGTATAGACGAGTTCGACGCCAAGACGGTCAGCTCCGACTCGAGCCCAGCATTGTCTCGAGCTATGACAGATTCGGAGATCGACTACGGTAGATACAGAAGA TTTAAAAACAGAAGTTTAAGTGATCCGTGGGTGCACATGAGGAACGCTCTCGATGCTTTTTCTCCGGAGTTCCTGGACTCTTTGAATAG TTTTCAAGATACACAATCAGAAGTCATCGAAGAGTCTTACCTGAAGCGATATCGATACAATGAGGAATTGAAACTGAAGATGGAGCGCTTCTTCGAGGAGGAGTGCCGCGTGTTCTCTCCCGATGACCCCGGTTTGATGGCGCTGGAAGAAGCCTTGAGGAATCTTGACTTGAAG gctGACGAGCAAATTGGAAAACTTATG GAGTCAGAAATGAGCAGCAACGATTCATAA